TCCAGGTGGAAGTCTACAAGCTTGTCGAGGCTGTCCCAGTCCAGACGCCCTTGTGCATCCATGGGAGTGACCAATGCCACCATACTGCCCGCAATCATGTAACTGCTCCTGCCGGAAAAAGAGAGCGGTAATGGTACTGGCGCCATCGGCCTTGCACAAGCGAAGCAGGCGGGCGGAGCATTCCCCTTCGCGCCGCTTTTCGCTACCCTTGATCCTTTGATCGGTGCAGCACGGCCCGCCGGGCCGTCGACAGTGCTACCGGCCTGCGTCCACAGCCGCCAAAACCGGCCCGGGCCCTGCTGATGCAGGAGGCTTGCCCCCGTCCTGCACCGACCGCTCATCGCTTTAGGAATGCTGCATGTCCACCCCCACCGTTCGCGAACAATTTCTCGTCATCAGCGCCTTGGGCCCCAACCCCATGGAGCTGGCCAACGTTCTCAGCCGCGCGGCCTTCGACAACCGCTGCGCGGTAGTCACCTCGCGTCTGTCGCGCCACGGCGAGACCAGCGCCCTGGTGCTGCAGGTCGGCGGCAGCTGGGATGCCCTGGCCCGCCTCGAAGCCACCCTGCCGGGCCTGGGCAAGAAGCACGGCCTGACCCTGGACGTGGTGCGCAGCGCCGACCAGGAAGTACGCCCGCAGGCCCTGCCTTATGTGGCCTACGTCAGCGCCGCCTATCGCCCGGACATCATCAACGAGCTGTGCCAGTTCTTCCTCGACCACCGCGTCGAGCTCGAAGCGATGACCTGCGACACCTACCTCGCGCCGCAGACCGGCAGCAGCATGCTCAACGCCCAGTTCACCGTAATCCTGCCGGCCGGCACCCAGATCAGCTGGCTGCGCGATCAGTTCCTCGACTTCGCCGACGCCCTGAACCTGGACGCGCTGATCGAACCGTGGCGCCCACAGAACCCCATGTAAGGAAGCTCCCATGGCCGTAGCACTCGACCAACCCGTCGCCGATTTCCAGGTCCAGGCCACCAGCGGCCAGACCGTCAGCCTTGCCGACCTGAAGGGCCAGCAGGTGGTGTTGTACTTCTATCCCAAGGACAGCACCCCGGGCTGCACCACCGAAGGCCAGGGCTTCCGCGACCAATACGCGGCGTTCCAGGCGGCCAACACCGTGGTGTTCGGCGTGTCGCGCGATGGCATCAAGTCGCACGAGAACTTCAAGGCCAAGCAGGCGTTTCCCTTCGAGCTGATCAGCGACAAGGACGAAGCACTGTGCCAGCTGTTCGACGTGATCAAGCTGAAGAAGCTGTACGGCAAGGAGTATCTGGGCGTGGACCGCAGCACCTTCCTGATCGACAAGGACGGTGTGCTGCGCCAGGAATGGCGCGCAGTGAAGGTGCCGGGGCATGTGGATGCCGTATTGGTGGCGGCGCAGAACCTCAACAAGGCTTGAGATCGTTGGGGCTGCAAAGCAGCCCCAGACCTACAGCATCGGCGCCACAGACCTGTCCTGCCGCGGCCAGGCATCCAGCACCGCCTTGAACAGCGTCGCCAGCGGGATCGCGAAGAAGATCCCCCAGAACCCCCACAGCCCGCCGAACAGCAGCACCGCGCAGATGATCGCCACCGGGTGCAGGCTCACTGCCTCGGAGAACAGCAGCGGCACCAGCACGTTGCCATCGAGTGCCTGGATGATCGCGTACACCGCCATCAGGTAGATGAACTGATCGCCCCAACCCCACTGGAACAGCGCGATCAGCGTCACCGGCACCGTTACCACCACCGCGCCGACATACGGCACCACCACCGACAGGCCCACCAGCAGCGCCAGCAAGGCGGCATAGTTGAGGCCAAGGCTGATGAAGGCGATATAGGTGGCAATCCCGCAGATCAGGATCTCGATGCCCTTGCCGCGAATGTAGTTGGCGATCTGCCGGTTCATCTCGTCGCCCACCCGGTTTAGCAGCGTACGCTCGCGCGGCAGGTAGCCGCTGACCCAGCGCCCGATCAGCTCGCGGTCCTTGAGGAAGAAGAACACCAGGATCGGCACCAGCACCAGGTAGATCATCGCATTGACTAGCAACGGCAGGCTCGACAGCGAGAAGGTCAGCGCCCACTGGCCGAACTTGCCGATCTCGCCGCGCACCGATTCGATGGCACGCAGCACCTGCTCATCCGACACCAGGTGCGGATAGCGCTCGGGCAACAGCAGCAACAACGACTGCCACTTGCCGAGCATCCCCGGCAACTCGTTGAACAAGGTGATCAGCTGATGCCAGAGCAGCGGCACCAGCACCAGCATGAACACTGCCAGCGCACCCATGAACAGGGCGAACACCAGCCAGACCGCCAGCCTGGACGGCACCTTCAAGCGCTCCAGGGCATTGACCAGGCCCTGCATGAGAAACGCCAGGACCATGCCCGCCAGCACCGGCGCGAGCATGCCGCCCAGGGTCAGCACCACGGTGAAGGCCAGGAACAGCAGGACCGCCAGCACCACAGCCTCCTCGTCGGAGAAGTAGCGCTGCATCCAGTCGCGAAGCACTTTGAACATTGACGATCCTTGGAAAAGACTCAGGCCTTGCGCAGCCAGTAGGTGTAAACGCCGGCCTCGGCCGTTTCATGCAGCAGCGTATGGCCGGCCAGTTGGGCGAAAGTGCGGAAGTCGCGCTGGGAGCCGCCGTCGGTGGCGATCACCTTGAGCACCGCGCCACTGGCCAGGCGATTGAGTTCCATCTTGGCCTTGAGCAGCGGCAACGGGCAGTTCAGCCCGCTGGCGTCAAGCTCGGCGTCGCTGGTCGGGGTATCACTCATCGGGCGCGTCTCCGGGGTATGGACAGAAAGGTCCGGTAGGATACCGCCACTGGTCGGCATCGCGCGACCCGGCTACAGTAAGGCTTTTGACCGACGCGAGCTTCTGCATGAATCTACTGCGCCCCACCCTGTTGACGCTGGCCTGCCTGATGGCCCTTCCCGGCCACGCCGACGACCTGCCGTCACTGGGCGACGCCAGCTCCGCGATCGTCTCGCCGCAACAGGAACACCAGCTCGGCCGCGCCTGGCTGAGCCTGTTGCGCGGCCAGGTCAACCAGCTGAACGACCCGCAGCTCAAGGACTACGTCGAGACCACCGTGTACAAGCTGGCCGAGACCAGCCAGCTGCAGGACAGGCGCCTGGAGTTCATCCTCATCGACAGCAAGGAGCTCAACGCCTTCGCTGCCCCGGGCGGTATCGTCGGCGTCAACGGCGGATTGTTCCTCAATGCGCAATCGGAGGGTGAGTACGCCTCGGTACTGGCTCACGAACTGGCGCACTTGTCGCAACGCCACTTCGCCCGCGGCGTCGAGGCCCAGCAGCGCATGCAGTTGCCGATGATGGCGGCCCTGCTGGCCGGTATCGTCCTGGCCGCGGGTGGTGGTGGCGATGCCGGCATCGGCGTGATCGCTGGCACCCAGGCCGCCGCGATCCAGGAGCAGCGGCGCTTCTCACGGCAAAACGAGCAGGAGGCCGACCGCATCGGCATCCTCAACCTGGAGAAGGCCGGCTACGATCCGCGCAACATGCCCAGCATGTTCGAACGCCTGGCCCGCCAGTACCGCTACGATGCCAAGCCGCCGGAGTTCCTGCTGACTCACCCGGTCACCGAATCACGTATTGCCGACACCCGCAACCGCGCCGAGCAGGCGCCCAAAGGTGGCGTCGAGGATAGCCTGCGCTACCAGCTGATCCGTGCGCGGGTACAGCTCACCTACGAAGGCACCCCGGGCCTGGCCGCCAAGCGCTTCCGCGCCCAGCTCGACGAGAATCCACAGATGGACGCCGCGCGCTATGGCCTGGCGCTGGCGCAGATCAAGGGTGGCCAGCTCAACGAAGCGCGGGAGAACCTCAAGCCGCTGCTGGCCAAGGCGCCCAACGACATTACCTACAACCTCGCGCAGATCGACCTGGACATCACCAACAACCGCCTGGCCGATGCCCAGCAACGCGCCCAGCGCATGCAGGCGCTGTACCCAGCCAACTATCCGTTGAAACAGGTGCGCGCCGACCTGCTGATCAAGCAGAACAAGCCGGCCGAAGCGGAAAAGGTGCTGGACGACCTGGTCAAGAATCGACCCGACGACCCGGACGTGTGGTACGACGTTGCCGAAGTGCGCGGGTTGTCGGGCAACACCATCGGCCTGCACCGTGCCCGCGCCGAGTACTTCACCCTGGTCGGCGATTTCGACCAGGCGATCCAGCAGCTCGACTACGCCAAGCGCCGCTCGGGCAGCAACTTCCCGCTGGCCTCGCAGATCGACCAGCGCCAGCGCGAGATCATGGAGCAGCAGCGAATGGTCAAGGAGATGATGGGGCGCTAGGCCTGGCACTGATCACGCTGTAGGAGCGGTCTTGTGTCGCGAAAGGGCCGCGAAGCGGCCCGTGTTTCCTGCGTGAACCTGAACATCTTGTGGCCGCTGTGCGGCCCTTTCGCGACACAAGGCCGCTCCCACAGGATGATGCTCACCTTGCTTCAGGCGTTGCCCGACAACTTCAACCGCGCCGCCTGGGTGAAATCGAGCATGCGGTTCAGCGGCTTGATCGCCTTGGGAATCAGCGCAGGCTCGACGAAGATCTCGTTGCTGCCCTTGCGCAGGCAGTCCAACGTGCGCTCCAGGGTGTTCATCGCCATCCACGGGCAATGCGCGCAGCTGCGACAGGCCGCGCCATTGCCGGCGGTCGGCGCCTCGACGAACTCCTTGTCCGGGCACAGCTGTTGCATCTTGTAGAAGATGCCGCGGTCGGTGGCGACGATGAAGGTCTTGTTCGGCAGGGTCTGCGCCGCCTTGATCAGCTGGCTGGTGGAGCCCACCGCGTCGGCCAGCTCGATCACCGCTTCCGGGGACTCCGGATGGACCAGGATCGCCGCGTCCGGGTACAGCGCCTTCATGTCGGCCAGCTGGCGCGACTTGAACTCTTCGTGAACGATGCAGGCACCGTCCCACAGCAGCATGTCGGCACCGGTCTGCTTCTGGATGTAGCGGCCCAGGTGCTGGTCAGGGCCCCAGATGATGGTCTCGCCGTTGTCCATCAGGCTTTCGACGATCTCCAACGCGCAACTGGAGGTCACCACCCAGTCGGCACGGGCCTTCACCGCAGCGGAGGTGTTGGCATAGACCACCACGGTACGCTCGGGATGCTGGTCGCAAAACGCCGAAAACGCCTCGACCGGGCAACCGAGGTCGAGGGAGCAGGTCGCCTCGAGGGTAGGCATCAGCACGCGTTTTTCCGGGGTGAGGATCTTCGCGGTTTCGCCCATGAAACGCACACCCGCCACCACCACGGTCTCGGCCGGGTGGTTCTTGCCGAAGCGCGCCATCTCCAGCGAGTCGGACACACAGCCGCCGGTTTCCTCGGCCAGGGCCTGGATCACCGGGTCGCAATAGTAGTGGGCCACCAGCACGGCATTCTGCTTTTTCAGCTCGGAGGCGATGGCCGCACGGTATTCGGCCTCCTGCGCGGGCGTCAGCGGGTTGGGCTGCTTGGCATCGAGGTGGGCCTGGACCAACAGGCGTTCGGAAATCTGGGTCATGATCGCTGGACCTGCGGGGCGCTTGAGCGCGTCAGTCGAGTGTATCACCCGGCCCTGGCAGATCGGCTAATGGTGCCGGACGGCCAGCGTCTCGGCCCCTCTGCGGGCGCGGATTCTTATCGGACGCGAAGGCTACAGGCAATCGGAGGGATGCAAAAGGGGTTTTTGCGGGGAGGGCCCATCGCGGGGCAAGCCCGCTCCCACGAAGACGACGGGAGCGGGTCTGCCTGAGGGATCAGCCCTGCGGCTGGAGCGCGGCCAGGTGGCCGCTGATCAGCATGGCGAACTCTTCGACAGTCATCTTCTTGCCGTTGAAGTCGACCATGCCGTCGGCGTATTGCAGGCTCGACACCACGTCGCTGCCCTGCACCGTGGCCATGCCGCTCTGCAGCGCCATCATGCCGACCATTTCACCGGCCTGGCTGGACTGCTGGGCGATGGCCTGGGCATCGGTCTCACCCTCAAGCAGCGCCTGCAAGGTGGCCAGGTCGGCGACCATCGGCTTGGAAACGCTGAGCTTGGCCTTCAGTTGCGTCAGCAACTGCTTGCCCAACTGATCAGGCGGCAGGTCGAACGAGCTCGGGCTGGCAAAGTCCATCGCCAGGTTGAAGCGGCTCTCGCCATTGGCGGTCTTGAACGCCAGCTTCTCCACCGCCACCTGCGGCTTGGCCACCAGCAGCTTCTGCAGGTCACCCTGAACCTTGGCCTGCTCCTCGGGGGTCATTTCCAGCGACGGCGCCTCGCCATCGGCGGCGGCCTGCTGCATCTGCGGCAGCTGGGTCTGGTACCACTCCATCAACGCCTGCATGGCCGGGATGTCGATGGATTTCATGGTCAGGACCATTTCCGCGCTGCCCACCTTGCGACCGGCGTAGCTGATCTCATCGACCTTGTATTCCAGGCGCCCGGCCAGCTTGTCCTTGGCCTCGCCCTCGGCGTTGTACAGGTTGTTCTGCTGCAGGCCCTTGAGTACCAGCACTTCCTGCTTCGGCCCGAAGGTCACCTGGGTGTCGGCCAGGGCCAGATCGAAGTTGCCGACATAGACCATGTCATGGGCGGTCTCGCTGAGCTTGCCACCGGCCTTGAAACCGTTGAGCAGGATCTTCACTGGCGCCTGCTGCTCGTCGACGAAGTTCAGCTCGAGGTGCTCGGCGCTGCTGTGGATCTCCACCGCCTTGCCTTCACGGTCGCCGCGCAGCTTGAGCTGCAGGCCGGAGAAGTCCAGGACATTGCCGCCGTCTTCCTTGAGCGTGACCGGCGCCAGGCGAATGTCGCTGTCGACGCTGCCGCCGTAACCGAGGCTGACCTGGGCGGTGACCGGCGACTTGTCGCCGGCGGCGGTGAACCAGCCGCTGGTGAAGTCATCCTTGTCCAGCGCGCTGTTGCTGGTGGCCATGACCGGCATCAGCTTGAAGGCCTTGACCCGCGACCAGGGGAACGGGCCGTGCTCGATCTGGTCGGTCACGCCCACCTGGAAGTTCAATGCCTCGGCTTCGCCGAGCTGGACGTTCTCGGCCTTCAGGCGGTAGTGCGCGGTACTGGTAAAGAAGTGCTGGTCCAGCGAGACCAGTTCGATGGTCATGCTGCCGCCGTTGCCGGCCAGGGCTTTCTTCAGCTCTTCGTTGCCGCGGGCGACGGAGCGTTCCAGCTCCGCGGGCAGCTGCTTGCCGGTGTACCAGGCGCCAGCGGTGGTTGCGACGGCGATGGCCACGGCCAGACCGGAAAGGATGCCTACTGATTTCTTCATGAATAGAACCGATTGCTGTCCATAGGGAGATCGTTGGAGCGGTCCACGGAAACGAGGCCGCGCTGGAGATGGCAAGAATACCACTGGCACCCGGCTCACGCGGTAATGCGTGAGGCATTTTGTCTGTCGCCACACAGCCGGGCACGGAGTTCACCGGAACAAGGCTTGTAAATTTTTACGAACATCAAAATCGACTTACGATCTGCTCAATCGGCCAAAAGCACTGCATAACGGCCAAATAAACCGATTAACTTCCCATCCGCTTGGCACTCTGTCATGTTTAACTTGACACTCAAACGACCATCGTTGTTTATTTCGCGCACCCCGCAGCTCCAACATAAAAGGTGAACAACATGGAGCCCATCCGCTCGACCTTGTCGTGCCCGTCATCTGCCGTGCCCGTTGTTTCGATCAAGGAGCAGCGCCCGCATGCAGCCTGACCACAGCGCCCCCGGCAACACCCAGTTCCGCAAGTCCCTGCGCCTCTGGCATGTGGTGATCATCGGCCTGGCCTACCTCACCCCGATGACCGTGTTCGACACCTTCGGCATCGTCTCCGGCATCACCGCCGGACATGTACCCAGCGCCTACCTCCTGGCCCTGGCCGGTATCCTGTTCACCGCCGTGAGCTACGGCACCCTGGTGCGGCGCTTCCCACAGTCGGGCTCGGCCTATACCTACACCCAACGCGCCATCAACCCGCACGTGGGCTTCCTGGTGGGCTGGTCGTCGCTGCTGGACTACCTGCTGCTGCCCATGGTCAACGCGCTGCTGGCCAAGCTCTACCTATCGGCAATGTTCCCCGAGGTACCGGCCTGGGTATGGGTGGCCGGGTTCGTCACCCTGATCAGCCTGATCAACATGCGCAGCGTCAACCTGGTGGCGCACTTCAACCTGCTGTTCGTCGCCGTGCAGGTGGCGATCATCGGCGTGTTCATCTACCTGTGCTGGCGTGGACTGGGCCACGGCGAGGGGCTGGGCACCGCCTGGAGCCTGGTGCCGTTCGCCGACGACCAGACCCAGTTCGCCGCCCTCGCCGCCGGTGCGACCATCCTGTGCTTCTCGTTCCTGGGCTTCGACGCGGTGACCTGCCTGTCGGAAGAGACTCGCGACCCGGGCAAGACCATCCCACGGGCGATCTTCCTCACCGCGCTGATCGGCGGCGTGGTGTTCATCGGCGTGTCCTACTTCATCCAGGCCTACTTCCCGACCATGGCACGCTTCCACGACCAGGAGGCGGCCCTGCCGGAAATCGCCCTGTACGTCGGCGGCAAGTTGTTCCAGTCGATCTTCATCGCCTGCACGGTGATCAACACCATCGCCTCGGGCCTGGCCTCGCAGACCAGCGTGTCGCGCCTGCTGTACGTGATGGGTCGTGACAACGTGATCCCGGCCGGTGTGTTCGCCCGCCTGCACCCGCGCTACAAGACCCCAGTGCTGAACATCGCCGTGGTCGGCCTGATCTCGCTGTCGGCAATCTTCTTCGACCTGGTCACCGCCACCTCGGTGATCAACTTCGGCGCGCTGGTGGCGTTCAGCTTCGTCAACCTGTCGGTGATCAACCACTGCTACATCCGCGAGGGCCAGAACAAGGGCCTGACGAACAACCTCAAGTATCTGGTGGCGCCGACGATAGGCTTCTGCATCATTGTCTCGCTGTGGCTGGACCTGAACGAACACTCGCTGTTGTTCGGCGGTGTCTGGGCCCTGCTTGGCGTGCTCTACCTGGCCTGGCTGACCAAGGCCTTCAGGGTAGCGCCACCGAACTGCATCGCCGACTGACCCCGCCGACGCCCGCCTGACCGCGGGCGTCCTGTTTGCCCGAGAAGGAAAAGCCCATGTTGCTGCGCCGTCTCTCCATCCAGTGGAAGATCACCCTGCTCGCCGGTCTGTGCCTGCTGGCCATCGTCGCCCTGCTGGTGGCCACTTCGCTCACCCAGGCCCGGCGCAGCGCCGAGCAGGTGTTCCTGGCCAACACCGAGCTGCTCGACCACAGCGCCCGCCTGCGCCTGCAGGCCCACGGCGAGACCCAGGCCCTGCGTATACAGCGCTACTTCATGGACGCCTACCAGTACGGCAACGGCTTCGCCCGCCTGGTGCAGGCGCTCAAGGCCCGTGGCGGCAGTGACCTGCGCGCCGACCTCAGCCGCGAGGCGCGCGCCGCCCTGGCTGGCAACGCCGACCTGATCGGCCTTTATCTCGTGTTCCAGCCCAACGCCCTGGATCATCAGGATGCTCGCTTCGTCGGCCAGGCCGACAACGGCAGCAACGACAGCGGCCGCTTCTCCCTGTACTGGTCGCAGCCCGGCACCGGTACCCTCGAGGTGGAGGCAATGCCCGAGTCGATGCTCGCCGACACCAGCATCGGCGCCAACGGCTCGCCCTACAACCGCTGGCTGACCTGCCCGCTGGAGACCGCCAAGGCCTGCGTGCTCGACCCGTACTTCGACGAGGTCAACGGCCACCAGGTGCTGATGACCAGCATCGCCCTGCCGCTGTTGGAAAACGGCAAGGTGGTGGGCGTGGTCGGCCTGGACATCGGCCTGGACAACCTGCAGCAACTGAGCCTGGCCGGCCGCCAGGAGCTGTTCGATGGACAGGGCCAGGTCAGTATTGTCAGCCCTTCGGGCCTGCTCGCCGGCCACAGCCAGGACGCCCGCCAACTGAGCAAGACCTTGCAGCAGGCCTTCGGCGCCAGCGCCACCGCGCTGCTCGGCCCGCTGCGCGCCGGCCAGGCGGTCGAGCGCCTGGACGGCGACACCATGCGCATTTCCCGGCCTTTCACCCCGATCCCCGGCGCGGCGCCATGGCAGGTCCTGCTCGAGCTGCCTGAACAAGTGCTGCAGGCCCCCGCCGTCGCCCTCAATCTGCGCCTGGACAGCCAGAACCAGAGCGCCAACCTGGTCAGCCTGCTGATCGGCCTGGGCGCCGCCGTGCTGGGGCTGCTGCTGGTGTGGCTGACCGCCCGCGGCGTGACCCGGCCGATCCTGGCCGTGGCCGCGCGCCTGAAGGACATCGCCAGCGGCGAAGGCGACCTGACCCGTCGCCTGGACTACGCCCGCGACGACGAACTGGGCCAGCTGACCGGCTGGTTCAACCGTTTCCTCGACAAGCTCCAGCCGGTGATCGCCCAGCTCAAGGGTTCCCTGCAGGAGGCCCGTGGTACGGCCGACCAGTCGGCGCTGATCGCCAGCCAGACCAGTGACGGCATGCAGCAACAGCACCGCGAGATCGAGCAGGTGGCCACCGCCGCCAATGAGATGAGCGCCACTGCCCACGACGTCGCCCACAATGCCGCCCAGGCAGCGCAAGCGGCGCGCGGCGCCGATCAGGCGACCCGCGACGGCCTGGCGCGGGTGTCCGCCACCCGTGAAGCGATTGGCGCACTGGCCGGCGGCATGGACGCGGCCATGGAAGAGGCGCGTGCCCTGGAAAGCCGCGGCGAGCAGATCGGCTCGGTACTGGAGGTGATTCGCGCCATCGCCGAGCAGACCAACCTGCTGGCGCTCAACGCCGCCATCGAGGCCGCCCGCGCCGGAGAGGCAGGGCGTGGTTTCGCGGTGGTCGCCGACGAAGTGCGCAACCTGGCTCAGCGTACGCAGGTCTCGGTGGAGGAGATCCGCCAGGTGATCGAGGGGCTGCAGCAAGGCACCCAGGACGTGGTGGGCGCGATGCACGCCGGCCAGCGTCAGGCCCAGGACAGCGCCGCGCAGATGGAACAGACGCTGCCGGCGCTGCAGCGGATCGGCGAGGCGGTGGCGGTGATCACCGACATGAACCTGCAGATCGCCTCGGCGGCCGAGGAACAGAGCGCCGTGGCCGAGGAGGTCAACCGCAACGTGGCGGTGATACGTGATGTGACCGAGTCGCTGGCCGGACAGGCCGACGAGTCGGCGCGGATCAGCCAGGCGCTGAACCGTCTGGCCAACCAGCAGCAGGTGTTGATGGAGCAGTTCCGGGTATAGCCGTTGTTTGATCTTGATCTTGATCGCAAGGTTAACCCCTTCCCCACTAGCGACAGCTGCGTCAGCCCAGGCGCCGCCCGTACCTTCGCGACTTCAGGAGGCCGAACGCAGGTCTTGCGCAGGGAGGTGACGGGCATGGATGCCCGTCAAGCGCTGGGGCCCAGGATGGGCCCTGCAGCGCGGTCCTCCCGGGAGCAAGGCCGGAGTGAGGGAACCCCGGAGCGAAGCGTAGGGGCCGGATGAACGGAGCGCAGCGTTTTTTGGTTACTTTTTGTCGCGTTTGACAAAAAGTGACTCGCCGTAAGGGCGAAAAGGTGACTCTGCGTCACCATCGCAAATGAATGCGCTTACAACAATAAATACCGACACCGACCGTCTTTGACTTTGACTTTGACTTTGACTTTGACTTTGACTTTGACTTTGACTTTGACTTTGACTTTGACTTTGACTTTGACTTTGACTTTTAAATAGTTTGTTTTAAAAGTTATACGCGCATTCATTTACGATGGTGACGCAAAGTCACCT
This window of the Pseudomonas mosselii genome carries:
- a CDS encoding APC family permease, yielding MQPDHSAPGNTQFRKSLRLWHVVIIGLAYLTPMTVFDTFGIVSGITAGHVPSAYLLALAGILFTAVSYGTLVRRFPQSGSAYTYTQRAINPHVGFLVGWSSLLDYLLLPMVNALLAKLYLSAMFPEVPAWVWVAGFVTLISLINMRSVNLVAHFNLLFVAVQVAIIGVFIYLCWRGLGHGEGLGTAWSLVPFADDQTQFAALAAGATILCFSFLGFDAVTCLSEETRDPGKTIPRAIFLTALIGGVVFIGVSYFIQAYFPTMARFHDQEAALPEIALYVGGKLFQSIFIACTVINTIASGLASQTSVSRLLYVMGRDNVIPAGVFARLHPRYKTPVLNIAVVGLISLSAIFFDLVTATSVINFGALVAFSFVNLSVINHCYIREGQNKGLTNNLKYLVAPTIGFCIIVSLWLDLNEHSLLFGGVWALLGVLYLAWLTKAFRVAPPNCIAD
- a CDS encoding glycine cleavage system protein R, which codes for MSTPTVREQFLVISALGPNPMELANVLSRAAFDNRCAVVTSRLSRHGETSALVLQVGGSWDALARLEATLPGLGKKHGLTLDVVRSADQEVRPQALPYVAYVSAAYRPDIINELCQFFLDHRVELEAMTCDTYLAPQTGSSMLNAQFTVILPAGTQISWLRDQFLDFADALNLDALIEPWRPQNPM
- a CDS encoding peroxiredoxin; translated protein: MAVALDQPVADFQVQATSGQTVSLADLKGQQVVLYFYPKDSTPGCTTEGQGFRDQYAAFQAANTVVFGVSRDGIKSHENFKAKQAFPFELISDKDEALCQLFDVIKLKKLYGKEYLGVDRSTFLIDKDGVLRQEWRAVKVPGHVDAVLVAAQNLNKA
- a CDS encoding YdgA family protein — its product is MKKSVGILSGLAVAIAVATTAGAWYTGKQLPAELERSVARGNEELKKALAGNGGSMTIELVSLDQHFFTSTAHYRLKAENVQLGEAEALNFQVGVTDQIEHGPFPWSRVKAFKLMPVMATSNSALDKDDFTSGWFTAAGDKSPVTAQVSLGYGGSVDSDIRLAPVTLKEDGGNVLDFSGLQLKLRGDREGKAVEIHSSAEHLELNFVDEQQAPVKILLNGFKAGGKLSETAHDMVYVGNFDLALADTQVTFGPKQEVLVLKGLQQNNLYNAEGEAKDKLAGRLEYKVDEISYAGRKVGSAEMVLTMKSIDIPAMQALMEWYQTQLPQMQQAAADGEAPSLEMTPEEQAKVQGDLQKLLVAKPQVAVEKLAFKTANGESRFNLAMDFASPSSFDLPPDQLGKQLLTQLKAKLSVSKPMVADLATLQALLEGETDAQAIAQQSSQAGEMVGMMALQSGMATVQGSDVVSSLQYADGMVDFNGKKMTVEEFAMLISGHLAALQPQG
- a CDS encoding M48 family metalloprotease, whose protein sequence is MNLLRPTLLTLACLMALPGHADDLPSLGDASSAIVSPQQEHQLGRAWLSLLRGQVNQLNDPQLKDYVETTVYKLAETSQLQDRRLEFILIDSKELNAFAAPGGIVGVNGGLFLNAQSEGEYASVLAHELAHLSQRHFARGVEAQQRMQLPMMAALLAGIVLAAGGGGDAGIGVIAGTQAAAIQEQRRFSRQNEQEADRIGILNLEKAGYDPRNMPSMFERLARQYRYDAKPPEFLLTHPVTESRIADTRNRAEQAPKGGVEDSLRYQLIRARVQLTYEGTPGLAAKRFRAQLDENPQMDAARYGLALAQIKGGQLNEARENLKPLLAKAPNDITYNLAQIDLDITNNRLADAQQRAQRMQALYPANYPLKQVRADLLIKQNKPAEAEKVLDDLVKNRPDDPDVWYDVAEVRGLSGNTIGLHRARAEYFTLVGDFDQAIQQLDYAKRRSGSNFPLASQIDQRQREIMEQQRMVKEMMGR
- the nadA gene encoding quinolinate synthase NadA, coding for MTQISERLLVQAHLDAKQPNPLTPAQEAEYRAAIASELKKQNAVLVAHYYCDPVIQALAEETGGCVSDSLEMARFGKNHPAETVVVAGVRFMGETAKILTPEKRVLMPTLEATCSLDLGCPVEAFSAFCDQHPERTVVVYANTSAAVKARADWVVTSSCALEIVESLMDNGETIIWGPDQHLGRYIQKQTGADMLLWDGACIVHEEFKSRQLADMKALYPDAAILVHPESPEAVIELADAVGSTSQLIKAAQTLPNKTFIVATDRGIFYKMQQLCPDKEFVEAPTAGNGAACRSCAHCPWMAMNTLERTLDCLRKGSNEIFVEPALIPKAIKPLNRMLDFTQAARLKLSGNA
- a CDS encoding AI-2E family transporter translates to MFKVLRDWMQRYFSDEEAVVLAVLLFLAFTVVLTLGGMLAPVLAGMVLAFLMQGLVNALERLKVPSRLAVWLVFALFMGALAVFMLVLVPLLWHQLITLFNELPGMLGKWQSLLLLLPERYPHLVSDEQVLRAIESVRGEIGKFGQWALTFSLSSLPLLVNAMIYLVLVPILVFFFLKDRELIGRWVSGYLPRERTLLNRVGDEMNRQIANYIRGKGIEILICGIATYIAFISLGLNYAALLALLVGLSVVVPYVGAVVVTVPVTLIALFQWGWGDQFIYLMAVYAIIQALDGNVLVPLLFSEAVSLHPVAIICAVLLFGGLWGFWGIFFAIPLATLFKAVLDAWPRQDRSVAPML
- a CDS encoding sulfurtransferase TusA family protein — protein: MSDTPTSDAELDASGLNCPLPLLKAKMELNRLASGAVLKVIATDGGSQRDFRTFAQLAGHTLLHETAEAGVYTYWLRKA